The genomic window AGTCACCCGGTACGGGCGTCAGATCCGGCGCAGCACCGCGACGACCCGACCCATGATGGTGGCATCGTCACCGGGGATCGGCTCGAAGGCCGGGTTCTGCGGCATCAGCCAGACGTGGCCGTCGCGCCGCCGGTAGGTCTTCACGGTCGCCTCGCCGTCGAGCATGGCCGCCACGATGTCGCCGGCCTCGGCGGTCGGCTGCTGCCGGACCACCACCCAGTCGCCGTCGCAGATCGCCGCGTCGAGCATCGAGTCGCCCTTGACCTGGAGCATGAAAACCTCGCCCTCACCCACCAGTTCGCGGGGGAGCGGGAAGATGTCCTCCACCGCCTGCTCGGCGAGGATCGGGCCACCGGCGGCGATCCGGCCCAGCATCGGCACGTACGCCGGGGTGGGCCGCTGCGCGCGGCTCAGCTCGTCGTCGGCGTCGCTGGGAGCGCGGACGTCGACCGCCCGAGGGCGGTTCGGGTCGCGGCGCAGGAAGCCCTTCTTCTCCAGCTCCTTGAGCTGGTAGGCGACGCTGGACGGGGAGACCAGGCCGACCGCCTCGCCGATCTCGCGCACGCTCGGCGGGTAGCCGTGGCGCTCCACCCAGGTGCGGATGAACTCCAGGATCCGGCGCTGCCGGGCGGTGAGGTCGACGGTGGCGGGGTCGGGGAAGCTGCTGACCACCGGCGTGACCGGGCGCACGGCGGGCTGGCCCGTCCGGCTGCGCGCGGCGCGGGGCCGTCGGGTCGCCGGCGGACCCGCCCCGTCGATCGGCTGCGGGTTCTTCTGCCGGCTGGCCCGGTCCTCGGTCACGTCCGTCCCTCCCTGGTCGACGCTGGGTGCCTTGGCGGCTCGTGGTGCGTGCGGATGGTGCTGCCGACCGGCCGGGGCGACACGCCTCGCCCGGTCGTTGTTGACCGTATAGGTGAGATCGGCCATTTTCAAACATCTGTACGACCTCTTGTCGGCGTGTCGGGGCGAAACCCGAGAATTCCGAACGCCTGTTCTGATAAATGATACGTCGACTTCGAACGCGTGTTCGATGAGAGAACTGACCGTGACCGTGGCGGGAGTCGCCCGTTGGGCTTTCCGCGACCCTGTGGGGAGGTGGGGCGGGTGAGTGATTCTGATGACGCGCCGGACACGCCGGCCAACTTGACCTCGCCTGGGCGACGACATACGGTCGACCCCTAGATGTAGTAGTCACACGGGCGTAAGTTGCCTACAGGTTGGGTTCGACTACCGACCGCACTCCCGCACCGCCGACCCGGGGCGGCCATCCGACGATGGTCTCGCCGCGGTGGCGCGTGCCCCGGGAGCGCGTCGGTGCGCCCGCGGATCGATGAAGGAGGTCAGGCGATGCGGTGTCCGTACTGCCGATACGCCGACTCCCGGGTCGTCGACTCGCGGGAGGCCGACGACGGCCAGCTCATCCGGCGGCGGCGCTCCTGCCCGGAGTGCGGCAAGCGGTTCACCACCGTCGAGGAGGCGGTGCTCGCGGTGGTCAAGCGCAGCGGGGTGACCGAGCCGTTCAGCCGTACGAAGATCATCGGCGGGGTGCGCAAGGCGTGCCAGGGCCGGCCGGTCGACGACGACTCGATCGCGCTGCTGGCGCAGAAGGTCGAGGAGACCGTCCGGGCCAAGGGGGCCGCCGAGCTCCCGAGCCACGAGGTCGGGCTGGCCATCCTGGGGCCGCTGCGCGACCTGGACGAGGTGGCCTACCTGCGCTTCGCCAGCGTCTACCGGTCCTTCGACTCGCTCGCCGACTTCGAGCGCGAGATCGAGACGCTACGGGCCGCCGCAATCGCCCGGGAGGGCGCCGGGGCCGAGCCGGCCGAGGCCGCCGGCCGTACCACTTGAGTTTTTCGGATTTCTGACAGCGACGATGCGCGGTGGGTGACCGCGCAGACGAGGGGGCGGATGAGATGGCGGGGGACGGCGTGACAGCAAGCAAGTCGCGGACCCGGGCCGGTGCGCCGGCGGGGCTGAAGGTCGAGCGGGTGTGGACGACCGAGGGGGTCCACCCGTACGACGAGGTGGCGTGGGAGCGCCGCGACGTCGTGATGACGAACTGGCGGGACGGCTCGATCAACTTCGAGCAGCGCGGGGTGGAGTTCCCCGAGTCCTGGAGCGTCAACGCGGCCAACATCGTGACCACCAAGTACTTCCGGGGAGCGGTGGGGACCCCGGAGCGGGAGTGGTCGCTCAAGCAGCTGATCGACCGGGTGGTCACCACCTACCGCAAGGCCGGTGCGGAGCATGGTTACTTCGCCACCCCGGCGGACGCGGAGATCTTCGCGCACGAGCTGACCTGGATGTTGCTGCACCAGGTTTTCAGCTTCAACTCGCCGGTCTGGTTCAACGTGGGCACGCCGTCGCCGCAGCAGGTCAGCGCCTGCTTCATCCTGAGCGTCGACGACTCGATGGACTCCATCCTGGACTGGTACAAGGAGGAGGGGCTGATCTTCAAGGGCGGCTCCGGCTCCGGCGTCAACCTGTCCCGGATCCGCTCCTCCCGCGAGCTGCTCTCCTCCGGCGGCAACGCCTCCGGCCCGGTCAGCTTCATGCGCGGCGCGGACGCCTCGGCCGGCACCATCAAGTCCGGCGGCGCCACCCGGCGCGCGGCCAAGATGGTCATCCTCGACGTGGACCACCCGGACATCCAGGAGTTCGTGGTCACCAAGGCGCGCGAGGAAGACAAGATCCGCGCGCTGCGCGACGCCGGCTTCGACATGGACCTGGGCGGCGCGGACATCGTCAGCGTGCAGTACCAGAACGCCAACAACTCGGTCCGGGTCTCCGACGAGTTCATGACCGCGGTGGAGAACGGCGGCGGCTTCGACCTGCGCGGCCGGCTCGACGGGCAGACCATCGAGACGGTCGACGCCAAGAAGCTGTTCCGCAGCATCTCCCAGGCCGCCTGGGAGTGCGCCGACCCCGGTCTGCAGTACGACGACACCATCAACGACTGGCACACCTGCCCGGAGACCGGCCGGATCACCGCGTCGAACCCGTGCTCGGAGTACCTGCACCTGGACAACTCCTCGTGCAACCTGGCCTCGCTCAACCTGATGAAGTTCCTCCGCGCCGACGGCGGCTTCGAGGTGGAGAAGTTCGTCCGGTCGGTCGAGTTCGTCATCACCGCGATGGACATCTCGATCTGCTTCGCCGACTTCCCGACCGAGAAGATCGGCGAGACCTCCCGGGCCTACCGGCAGCTCGGCATCGGCTACGCCAACCTGGGCGCCCTGCTGATGGCCTCCGGCCTGCCGTACGACTCGGAGCAGGGCCGCTCGGTCGCCGCGGCGATCACCTCGCTGATGACCGGCACCGCCTACCGCCGCTCGGCCGAGCTGGCCGGCGTCGTCGGCCCGTACGACGGCTACGCCCGCAACGCGGAGCCGCACAAGCGGGTCATGCGCAAGCACGCCGCGGCCAACGACGAGATCAAGCCGGCCGGCACCGTGGCCACCGCCATCCAGCGGGAGGCCACGAAGCAGTGGACCCTCGGCAACAAGATCGGCGACAAGAACGGCTGGCGCAACTCGCAGGCCAGCGTGCTCGCGCCGACCGGCACCATCGGCTTCATGATGGACTGCGACACGACCGGCGTGGAGCCGGATCTGGCGCTGGTCAAGTTCAAGAAGCTGGTCGGCGGCGGCTCGATGCAGATCGTCAACCAGACGGTGCCGCGCGCCCTGCGCAGCCTCGGCTACCCCGAGGAGCAGGTCGAGGCGATCGTCGAGCACATCGCCGACCACGGCCACGTGGTGGACGCCCCCGGGCTCAAGCCGGAGCACTACCCGGTATTCGACTGCGCCATGGGCGAGCGGACGATCGCCCCGATGGGTCACGTGCGGATGATGGCGGCCATCCAGCCGTTCGTCTCCGGCGCCATCTCCAAGACGGTCAACATGCCGGAGGCGGCCACCGTCGAGGACGTCGAGAAGATCTACTTCGAGGGCTGGAAGCTCGGCCTCAAGGCGCTGGCGATCTACCGGGACAACTGCAAGGTCGGCCAGCCGCTCTCGGTGGCCAAGTCCAACAAGGCCGCCGAGCCGGCGGCCGTCGAGGCCGCCCCGGCCGCCCCGGTGGTGGAGAAGGTCGTCGAGTACCGGCCGGTGCGCAAGCGGCTGCCGAAGAAGCGCCCGTCGGAGACGGTCTCCTTCTCCGTCGGCGGTGCCGAGGGCTACCTCACCGCGTCGTCCTACCCGGACGACGGCCTCGGCGAGGTCTTCCTCAAGATGTCGAAGCAGGGCTCGACCCTGGCCGGCGTGATGGACGCCTTCTCGGTGGCCATCTCCATCGGTCTCCAGTACGGCGTCCCGCTGGAGACGTACGTCAGCAAGTTCACCAACATGCGCTTCGAGCCGGCCGGCATGACCGACGACCCGGACGTGCGGATGGCGGCCTCGGTGATGGACTACATCTTCCGTCGCCTGGCCCTGGACTTCCTGCCGTACGAGCGCCGCGCGGAGCTGGGCATCTTCACCGCCAAGGAGCGGGCCGCCCAGCTGCGGGCCGAGGCGGAGGCGGAGGCGAGCGGTGCGGACCTCACCGCGATGGCCGCCTCCGCCCCGGTCGAGACGCCGGCCGAGCCGAAGGCCGGCCCGGTCCTGCAGCCGGCGCAGGAGGTGGCGGAGGTCGTCGCCGCCAAGCCGGCGCCGTCCGTCGGTTCCAGCACCGAGCTGCTGGAGGCCGTGCTCGGCAAGGCCGCCGACGCGCCGCTCTGCTTCACCTGCGGTACGAAGATGCGGCCCGCCGGTAGCTGCTACGTCTGCGAGGGCTGCGGCTCCACCAGCGGCTGCAGCTGACGTACGCGATTGAGAGGCGCCTCGGGTCCAAGGATCCGAGGCGCCTCTCAATACTGATTGCTTGTTCAATGCCCTCATTCGATTGGACGGATTTCCCTATTCTTTACCTGATTAGGCCTGATCGTCGTATGGATTGGAGCGACGTACGGGCTGCGGCTGCGATTGAGGCCATCTCCCGAGCACGGGGTTGACCTGGCCCGTATCGAATGGCAGGCGTCCGACCACCTGGCGGACGAGAATATCGTTGCGCTCGCCCTCCGGTATGGCTCTCAGTGCAGCCAGGGTCTTGTACTCGACGCCCAGTACGTCGTGATGCAGCAGCACCCGGCTGAGATCCTGGAGGCCCACCGCCAGGCCCAGCGAAGTCAAGCGGTGCTCGACAAGACCGATGCGCTGTTCGAGAGTGTTCTACCAGGCCATGCGAATCGCCGGCGGGAGTTGAATGCCCGGGTGGATGGGAGTGTGCGGGGTGCTTACGAGAGGGCGCTAGCCGACGTAGAGCGTGCCCTTAGAGAACGAGACGTTGATCCGAATCTTGCTGGTTGCTGGGTCAGGCTGGGCGGAGTCCTACCGCAGAGCTAGTGTTGCGTGTCTGAAGTCTTTTTGCGGTTGGCCTTGGTGATCTGGTCGGCGGTTGCTGTACTTCGCTGCTCTGCCGCACTCACTTTTCAGACGAGTCCAGCTTCGCCTTCGGCCCTACCGAATCGGCGAGATGCGGTCCAGGTCCAGCCTCGACGCCGCCATCTCGGCCATCAACCGGTCCAGGCTCGACTTCGGCAACTGCAGCACTGTGAGATGAGCCACCGATCGCCAACTGGCCCGCGACCTGGGCACAGCGCGCCTGGGAAACTGCACCTCCAGTGCCGTACGTTGAGGAGATGGCATGCAGGTAGCCGTGGTCACCTTTGACGGGTTCAACGAGCTCGACAGCTTCATCGCTTCCGCGCTGATCAACCGGTGCCGTAAGGACGGCTTGGAGGCCTTCATTACGACGCCGACGCCGGTGGTCACGTCGATGAACGGCGTCGAGGTGACCGGGCAGCGCCCGGTGGAGTTCGTGACCGAAGCCGACGTCGTGCTGATCGGTAGCGGGGTGAAGGCGCGAGACGTGGTCGCCGACGACCGGCTGATCTCCAGGCTGCTGCTCGACCCTTCGCGACAGTTGATCGGTGCGCAGTGCTCCGGCGCGCTGGTGCTCGCCCGGCTCGGGCTGCTGGATGGCATGCCCGCCTGCACGGACATGAAGAGCCGGCCCTTTGTCGAAGCCTGCGACGTCACCGTGCTGGACGCGCCGTTCCACGCCGAGGGGAACATCGCTACGGCGGGCGGCTGCCTGGCGTCACAGTATCTCGCCACGTGGGTGATCACCCGAATGCTCGGGGAGGACGCCGCGCGCGACGTCATCGGCTATGTGGCTCCGGTCGGCGAAAACCAGGAGACTGTCGAGCGCGCCATGCGTGCCGTCCACGCGGGCGAGGTTGCACTGCGCTGACGCCCCGCGAATCAGCCCTCTGGGCAAATCGCCAAGTAGGCTCGGCGGGCGGGTCATCGAGAGCACGTTGCCCACGCGATCAACGGAGCGGCCTTGGACTGGACGATCCTCGCCCGCTGCGCCAGACCCGCCGCAGCCTGCGACGACCGCGTCAACGCACGTAGACGAGCCCCATCGCGCGACGTCTTCCACGGTGAGTAATGACGACATGCGCGTGGCCACCTGCGCAGAACTGACCGGCTACTGGGTCTGGGCGGCCCGGCGTCCGTGGCTGTGGCTGGATCCCACCCTCGCAGGCCTCGGCCTCACGTCGATGGCCCGTGGCCGCTATGCGCTCCGCAATGGCGAACTGCTCGACAAGACCCCGAGCCATTGAGCAGGCCGACGCCCCAGCCTGGCTGATCAACCAGCTACGCGCAGACGCCGAGGGAGGGCCTCTCCTCGCCCCGGATACGCGCTGATCGCCTGGAGTGACGCCCGTCGAACGGTTGCCCACGCACGACAGCTGAGCAGCTGAGGAACAGCATGGATTCCGGTAGCTCCGCACACCAACCCGCACGCGGTTGCCGCTGTCGGGGAATCAGCATGCTCAGCGCGGTCAGCGCTCCTCGTCGCCGTCCGTCGGGCGAGGTGGGCGGTTGTGCCTTGCCCATTCGTCCACCTCGTCGGCGTCCCAGACGGTCATCCCGATCAGGCGGGCGACGGGCTCGGGAAAGCCGGGCCTGCGGGTGATCTGCAAAACCCGCTGACGCGACACGCCGAACAGTGCGGCCAACTCGCCGGGTCCGTACAAGCGCGGTCGCTTCACGGCCTGAACGTAGGGGCAACTTCACCTGTACAATCGTCACTTACAGATTGACAATTCATTCGAGCATGGGACGTGCTTGGGTCAAGCCGCCGGGAGGGTCGTGTGCCGAAGCGCCTGTCGTACGACGATTACCTGCTCGCCGTCGCGCTGACCCTGGCTCGCAGGCACCGTCCGGTGTGGTCGTGGCGACAGTGGCGCCGGACCTGTCGGTACACCTTCCCGGCGTCGACGGCCTGTGCGCGGGCGGCCGGCGGTGGTGGGCGCGGCTGGCACCGTACCCCTGTTATCAGGCGGAATGGGCCTCCCGCTGTCATGCCCGCGTCGTCACCCGACGCTTCCTGGACGGCCTGCCGTGACGACGCACGGCCCGGTCCTGCCGGTATGGAGCTGTGGCGGCTGCGGCT from Micromonospora kangleipakensis includes these protein-coding regions:
- the lexA gene encoding transcriptional repressor LexA; this encodes MTEDRASRQKNPQPIDGAGPPATRRPRAARSRTGQPAVRPVTPVVSSFPDPATVDLTARQRRILEFIRTWVERHGYPPSVREIGEAVGLVSPSSVAYQLKELEKKGFLRRDPNRPRAVDVRAPSDADDELSRAQRPTPAYVPMLGRIAAGGPILAEQAVEDIFPLPRELVGEGEVFMLQVKGDSMLDAAICDGDWVVVRQQPTAEAGDIVAAMLDGEATVKTYRRRDGHVWLMPQNPAFEPIPGDDATIMGRVVAVLRRI
- the nrdR gene encoding transcriptional regulator NrdR produces the protein MRCPYCRYADSRVVDSREADDGQLIRRRRSCPECGKRFTTVEEAVLAVVKRSGVTEPFSRTKIIGGVRKACQGRPVDDDSIALLAQKVEETVRAKGAAELPSHEVGLAILGPLRDLDEVAYLRFASVYRSFDSLADFEREIETLRAAAIAREGAGAEPAEAAGRTT
- a CDS encoding DJ-1/PfpI family protein, yielding MQVAVVTFDGFNELDSFIASALINRCRKDGLEAFITTPTPVVTSMNGVEVTGQRPVEFVTEADVVLIGSGVKARDVVADDRLISRLLLDPSRQLIGAQCSGALVLARLGLLDGMPACTDMKSRPFVEACDVTVLDAPFHAEGNIATAGGCLASQYLATWVITRMLGEDAARDVIGYVAPVGENQETVERAMRAVHAGEVALR
- a CDS encoding helix-turn-helix transcriptional regulator, coding for MKRPRLYGPGELAALFGVSRQRVLQITRRPGFPEPVARLIGMTVWDADEVDEWARHNRPPRPTDGDEER
- a CDS encoding vitamin B12-dependent ribonucleotide reductase, which translates into the protein MAGDGVTASKSRTRAGAPAGLKVERVWTTEGVHPYDEVAWERRDVVMTNWRDGSINFEQRGVEFPESWSVNAANIVTTKYFRGAVGTPEREWSLKQLIDRVVTTYRKAGAEHGYFATPADAEIFAHELTWMLLHQVFSFNSPVWFNVGTPSPQQVSACFILSVDDSMDSILDWYKEEGLIFKGGSGSGVNLSRIRSSRELLSSGGNASGPVSFMRGADASAGTIKSGGATRRAAKMVILDVDHPDIQEFVVTKAREEDKIRALRDAGFDMDLGGADIVSVQYQNANNSVRVSDEFMTAVENGGGFDLRGRLDGQTIETVDAKKLFRSISQAAWECADPGLQYDDTINDWHTCPETGRITASNPCSEYLHLDNSSCNLASLNLMKFLRADGGFEVEKFVRSVEFVITAMDISICFADFPTEKIGETSRAYRQLGIGYANLGALLMASGLPYDSEQGRSVAAAITSLMTGTAYRRSAELAGVVGPYDGYARNAEPHKRVMRKHAAANDEIKPAGTVATAIQREATKQWTLGNKIGDKNGWRNSQASVLAPTGTIGFMMDCDTTGVEPDLALVKFKKLVGGGSMQIVNQTVPRALRSLGYPEEQVEAIVEHIADHGHVVDAPGLKPEHYPVFDCAMGERTIAPMGHVRMMAAIQPFVSGAISKTVNMPEAATVEDVEKIYFEGWKLGLKALAIYRDNCKVGQPLSVAKSNKAAEPAAVEAAPAAPVVEKVVEYRPVRKRLPKKRPSETVSFSVGGAEGYLTASSYPDDGLGEVFLKMSKQGSTLAGVMDAFSVAISIGLQYGVPLETYVSKFTNMRFEPAGMTDDPDVRMAASVMDYIFRRLALDFLPYERRAELGIFTAKERAAQLRAEAEAEASGADLTAMAASAPVETPAEPKAGPVLQPAQEVAEVVAAKPAPSVGSSTELLEAVLGKAADAPLCFTCGTKMRPAGSCYVCEGCGSTSGCS